AGCGAGCATGCCCTGGTGGTGCTGGCGATGAACCTGGAGTGCTGGATCCTGCCCGCACAGGGGAACTATGCGGTGCTGGCGGATCCGGCGCATGCCGGGGCGATCCGTCACGAATACCAGCTCTACGCTGAAGAGCAGTCCGAGCGCCGCGAGCAGGTGGACCATCCGCTTTTCCCCGTGGGCCTGGACCTGCTGATGGCGTGGATGTTCACGCTGCTGGGGACCTTCTTGTGGCAATTGCGGGACGAATCGCTTTCAGACCGCTTTTGCAATTCAAGCTTGGGTGTGATCGATGGCAAGGAGTGGTGGCGACCCTTCACTTCGCTGTTTCTTCATGCGGACGCGGCGCACCTTTTGGGGAATGTCGCGATCGGCGGTCTTTTCTGCATCATGGTGGCGAAGGTGATCGGCGCCTGGAGGGCCTGGCCCTTGATCTTGTTGGCGGGCATGCTGGCGAATTTCCTCAACGCGTGGCTGCACTATCCCGAGTCGTTCTTGTCCCTCGGTGCGTCTACCGCGACCTTCGGCGCGCTGGGAATCCTGGTCGGCCACTCGACACGGCTTGCTTGGCGGCATCGGAGCTACCGGGAGTTCCGGCCTTTGGTTGCCCCCTTGTTGGCCGGAGTGATGATGGTGAGTTGGTGGGGAACGAGCGGCGAAAATACCGATGTGCTCGGTCACTTCCTTGGTTCCGCATGCGGGACGGTCTTGGGGTGGTTCGCAGTAAGGCGGATGTGAAAGTCCCGGCAGCCCCTCTCGCGTCGGGATGAGAAGGGCTTGGCTGAATCAGGCCTGTTGGGAGACACGTGAAAATTCCGTTTGAAGGGTCGATAGTTGGTGCGATGTTACGTCATGCAGGGGAAAGATGACGATTTCCCCTCCCCGAATAGCGAACGTCTCCCTGGCGATGCTGTCCCGCCGGGAGGCGTTTCGTAGTATGGTGGAGCAAGGGCAAGGATCAGGGCGGCTCGGATCAAGCGAGCCATTTGTCGAGGGTCGCAAAGTCCTTCTTCATTGCCTCCAGCGTGCGCTCTGTCCGGTCCTTGCCATCCGGGATGTATTCCACGTGCAGGGAGATCGGTGTGTTAGGCGGCAGGATTTCCTTCACCACCTTGGCGGATCTCGGTCCCACGGCGCCTTCGCCGAGCGGGCAAGGCGTTTGCTCGCTGCCGGAGAGCTGATAATCCTTGAAGTAAACGGCCACGACCTGAGGTGCGGCCCGGCGGAGATTCAGCTCCCAGGCATTCACCCCCTCCACGGTCGCATGGGCGAAGTCGAAGGCGAGGCCCAGCTGCGCAGGGTCGATGCCTTCCATGGCTTCGAGCACATCCCAGATCGGTGAGCCCACGCGGTTGTTGCCGCGGTGATTCTGGAACTGGGCTTGCATGCCGATATCTTTGTTCATCGCGGCGAGGTCCTTGAGTGCGGCTGCGACATTCGCGACCTGCGGGGCGATGGGCTTCTTGAGATCGTAGAAGTAAGGGCCGAGGCGGTATTGCTTGACCCCAAGTCCGGCGGCGGTGCGGAGCAATTGCTCGCTCTCCTTGTCGGCCTTCACGATGTCGGTGGTGAGGATGCCGAGCTTGAGGTTGTGCTTCTTCAACGCCTCGACGAAGAGCGGGAGCTTCTCGCCTGCTTCGTTCGGTTCGATGTGGCCGCCCTTGCGGATCGGAGCTTCAAGACCCGCGACGCCAAGAGCGGCGATCTTGGTGGCGAGTTCGTCGAAGGGCAGCTTTTCAAGAGTCTTCGTGAAAGCGAAGTAAGGCCTGCTTCCAGCGGTGGCTGACTCCGCGGCCAGTGCTGGTGCGGCGATGCTGCTAGAGACGGCCAAGGCAGTGCGAGCGATGAAATTCCGACGGTCCATGATCGGGAAGGGTGGCTGAGGGCTTGGGTTCCGCAATGAAGAAGTGAGGGGGATGGGCGGCCGTTAAACGCTATCATGGATAGTGTCAGCGATTCCGAATTGTGTGAGAGAGAGCCACCGTCTGATCATGCAGGGAGTCCTAGGCATGAAGCTTCTTTTCCTGATTGTTTCGATCGCATCGTTTCTGAACGGCGTCTCCCTGTCCATGTCCTCAATGATGCAGTTCGATTCGAAGCCGAATGCGATCTATCGCTTGAGCCAGGTCGCCAAGGAAGCTGGGTCTTCCGTCGATCCCATTCTACTCGAAGCGGTGGACACGGCACTGGTGAACTATCGCAAGGAACGCGAGCGGCGAAGCTCGCTGGTCACCAACTCTTCGCTGGCGTCATGCCTGTTCGGGGTGGTGGGGCTCTTCGGCCTCGGGATCTGGTCCCGGAAGGATCAGCTCGCAGGATTGAAGAAACTGCCAGCCGAATGAATTCGATTGATGATGGCAGGGCTGGTGATGGATGCTTCTCTCCCACTCATGACATGCGCCGCGCTTTCTCTGCCACGTGGCTTCCTGCGATGGAGTCCCGTGGTGACTTCCTTTGCCAAGATGCTTCCGGTGTTGCCGCTGCTCCTTTCCGGCAGCGTGGCGGACGCGGCTCCAACTTCGATCGAACTCTTCGTCGATCATGCGACGACGCCCCAGTACGGGCCGGAGATCACGGTGCCGCCTACCACGACCAACCTCAGCTTCTATGTTCGTCCGGGCGCGCCTTTCGTGCGCTACAAGCTCGAGGGCATCGATCCCGATTGGGTGCTGCGGACGGCGGACATGCTTTTCATCATCCGCTTCCTCAATGAACGCGGTGATCAGGTGTCGCAGGTGTCCTATCCAATGCACGGACGCAGTCCGGGGTGGAAGACGAGCGTGGAGGACTCCACCTTCACTCCGCGGAAGGAGACCTTCAAAGTGCCGCCGGATGCCGTGTATCTGGCCGTGACCATTTCCTCCGCCGGTCCGCCATCGCTGGTGGGTGCCTATGCGGCGACGGCGATCGATATCAACGCAGTGGGGGGCGAAGGCGTGGCCCCGCGAGTCCTGATGAAGGATAGCCGCGCGGCTGACCCGCAGCCGCATTTCTGGATCAAATCCGGCACGCATCCTTCCATGGCCTCGGCGCTGCACCTGGAGGAAGGTGATCCCAAGTCGCCCGTGCTGGTGATCATGGACAATGACCTTTCCCGCCACGCGGACTGGGCCACGGACATCCATGCGCTGCCGAAACTGGTGCCCGGGGAAACCCTTGAAGCGACTTGGAAGGAAGCCTACAGCCTCGGCTCCGGCGGCTCCTTCGGGACCGGTTACGACCGCTTGCCGGCAGGACACTACCGCTTTCTGGTGGAGGATCTCACGATCACGGGAGATCCGGTGAACACGATCACCGCGCTCTCCGTCTACGTGCCGTTGCCCTATTGGAAGAGTGTCTGGTTCTGGGGGCTGTGTGCGGCGGGGATTGCGATCGTGGCGAGCCTCGCCGGGCGCCAGCTCATCCGCCGCCGGATCCGCCGCCACTTGCAGCAGGCGCAGCTGATCTCCGACGAGCGCCTGCGCATTGCACGCGATCTGCACGATGACTTGGGCACGCGGCTGTCCCACATCTCGCTGCTCGGCGCGTATGCGGAAAGCAAGAGCTCCGATGACGAGGCGAGGCAGACCTTCCACCAGATCACCGGGATGTCCCGCGAGCTCATCGGCGCGCTTTCCGAGACGGTGTGGATGCTGAATCCGAAGAACAACGACCTGGAAGCGCTGGTCGATTTCCTCTGCCGCCTGGTCAGCGAACTTTGCCGCTTGGCAGAAATTCGCTGCCGGATCGATGCGATGTCGACCTTCGAGAATCGCCAGATCGGCCACGATTTCCGGCACAATGTCAGCCTCGCCGTGAAGGAGGCGATCAACAACGTGCTGAAGCATTCACACGCCACGGAGATCAAAATGACAATCCGGCTTGATGAAAACGTTCTGAAGATCACCATCGCCGACAACGGCGTCGGCATTACCCGCGACCCTGGCGGCAAAAGCGGCCTGGGCCTCGAGAGCATCAGCCAGCGGATGGCCGCCATCCGGGGCAAGTGCATCATGCAGCCGCAAGGCACGGAAGGCTTGGAAATCTCGCTTGAAGCCCCGCTTTCCTGAGCCTCCTTAGTACAACCAAGATTTCCCGAAATGATACCCGGCAAGAAAACGGTCGTTGTAGTCGAAGACGACACCCGGCTGCAGGAGCACCTGATCAAGATTCTCGACATCCCGGACGACATCACCTGCCTGTGTGCGGTGTCGTCCGCGGAGGAAGCGCTGGAAAGGATCCCGGCGTACCACCCGGACGTGGTACTCATGGACGTGAACCTGCCGGGCATTTCCGGCATCGATTGCATCCGCGATTTGAAGAAGCGCCTGCCCCGCCTGGAGGTGGTGATGCTCACCGCCTACGATGTGGATGATAATATTTTCAGGGCCCTGAAGGAGGGTGCCAGCGGCTATCTTCTGAAGTCCAGCACGCCGGATGATATCTACAATGCGATCCGCGACGTGTATTCTGGAGGGGCTCCATTTTCGAGCCACATTGCCCGGAAGGTAGCGCAGTATTTCCGAGCGGAGAAGGACATCGAGGACGAGAACGAGAAGCTGACGCCTCGCGAAAAGGACGTGCTTCGCCTGCTCGCCTCCGGCTACATTTACAAGGAGGTGGCCGATCAGTTGGATATCTCAATGGAGACTGTTCGTACTTATGTGAAGCGTATCTGCATCAAGCTGCACGTGCGCAGCAAGGTGGAGGCGATCATCAAGTTCCGCTCCTGAGAAGGGGCGGGGGAGTGCGGTTTTGTCGTCCTGCGGCACTGCTGCAGGGCTTCGCGGGGGTGGAAGGATTCGGGGACGGATTCAGAGGATCCGGTCGCTCCGGGCCGGCGCTTGGAGGTGAGGGAAATCCATCGAATTTGTTCGATCTGTGAATCCCTCCTCCAATTGTCCGATTTATCATGAGCGTGATAAAGGCTCAGGAGCTTATCCTGTATGATAGATGTTGTTTAGTGGATTGGTGATTAGTGTGTTGTGATTTTTGAAAAGCGAGTTGTCCCCGTTTTGGGGACTATCGGTTTCCCATAAATTCGGCACCATACGTTATCACCGCGAGTGCCCGGATCGCCCAAGTTCGGTACGCGCGGTTTTCCCCCTGTCTCATGTCATTGGTGCCGCGCAGGTGCGGAACCTGGCACGAGCGGAGGAGCCCCGGATACCTACCATGAAACCCATAGATAGCATTCATCAATATCCCGGCCTCAGGCTCGGATCCCTCGCGCTAGCCGCGGCGGCAGGACTAGGCATGGCCGCACCGGCCCGTGCCGAACTCGTCGGCCGCTGGTTCACGGGGGATGAAAGTCTCGCCGATGTCTCCGGTTTTACCGACCCAGGGACCCATGATGGCGTTGCATTCGGCGGTAATGCCGGTGCACTTGCTTACAGCAGCGATGTGCCTCCCGGCTTCACCGGCAAGTCGGTCGATCTTTCCGCAGGCAATGTCGGCGTCCAGATCGCAAACAGCGCGACCGCGGACGCAGGTTACCAAGGCACCTTCGACGAAGGCGTGAGCAGCCAGCTCACCGTGGCCTTCTGGGCGAAGGGATTCCCGAACGACTGGTCGCCATGGATTGGCAAGCGCGGTGAAGATAACATCGGCTGGCAGGTCCGCCGCTTTGCGAATAGCAGCGGTCCCTGCTTCACCATCCGCGGTCTCGACAATGCCGATGGTGGCGGCACCGCCACCGCGGTGAATACCCCGATCAAGTGGCGTCACTTTGCCGCGGTCTGGGATCAAAGCACGGGCACGCGCACGATCTACGTGGACGGCGTGGTTTCGCACGTCGTGACGAATTCCTTTGGCCAGAACATGACCCTCGCGCCGAACCATCACCTGATCCTGGGTGGCCGTTCAGGTGGTGGAGATGGCTTGGAGAATCCCTTCGCCGGCCAGATCTTCGATGTGCGGATCTACAACAACGCGCTGACACAGCCCGAGGTGACCGATCTGATCCCGCAGAGCGCCCCGACAGGACTGGTGGCCACTCCCGGCGGTTCCAAGGTGCATTTGGATTGGAAGCCGAACACCGGTGCCGCGAGTTATACGGTCTCTACCAAGAACCTGAATACGAACGTGGAAGTGACCGATGTGGTCACGGAGCCTCCTTTCATCAAGTCGAGCCTGTCCAATGGCGTGCCTTATGAATTCAAGGTGCTGGCTACGAACGGTGCGGGCAATGGTCCGTACTCGGCGGTGGCGAATGTCACCCCGAACACCGGGACAGGAAAAGACATCGTCTACTTTGAACTGGATGGCTACGGAGCCGCGAAGATCACCGGAACGAACATCGTGAAGTACGTGCCAACCAGCGCGGATCTCTCGATCATCACCGCGAACTACCGAGTGTCTCCCTTCGCCTCCGAAGACCCGGATTTCCCATCGGGTACCTTCCGTGACTTCACCTCGCCGGTGACCTACACGATCAAGGCGGAGAACAATACCACCCAAGCCTACAACGTCCAGGTCATCACCGCGGACCCGCTCACCTATAACTTCGATACCGACCTCCAGGGTTGGAAGCAGATCTGGCCTCTGCCAGTGAATGGCAACCTGTGGACGAATGGAAGTATCGGCACGGCTGAAGGTCCGGGCGCAGACGCGGCTAGCACCCGTTTCGGTCGCTCGCCAGCCTTCTACCTGAACAACTCCGGTCCGCTCACCTACCAATTGGCCGGCGGAACGGGTCACTTCGACTTCCCGAATCTCGGGCCTTCCGAGATTCCGCAGGATTCGATCGATGACGGCGGCTTCAGCGGCATCGCGCTGCGCGATGTGGCGACGAATACCTACATCCTGGCCAAGCACCGCTCCAGCAACGGTGGTGGCTACGAAAGCGGCAGCTTCACCGAGTCCGAGCTGGCTCCCTATGTGAACGATGGCAAGCGCTACACGCTCGACTTCATCGATTACAACAAGGGCGGCTGGGGCTGGGCCCGACTTGAGAATGTCTCGATCCCGGCCACCGTGGCTCCGCCGGAGACGGCGGCTCCGGAAGCGAACATCCTGTCCTTCACGCTGTCCAATCCGTCCACGATCACGACAAGCGGCGATAGCATCACGATGACGCTGCCCTTCGGCACGAACGTGACCACGCTCGCACCGACCTTCATCCTTAGCGATGGAGCGACGAGCAGCAAGCCCTCCGGCAGCACGCAGAACTTCACCTCTCCGGTGAGCTATGTCATCACGTCGTCGGACTTGGCCACCACACGCACCTATAGCGTGTCGGCCGTTGTGATGCCTGATCCAGCCTTGGCTCTTGTCGGTCGCTGGGGTGCTGGCTCGGAAAGCTTGGCGGACACCTCCGGTTTCACGCCTGCAGGCACGCACGATGGCGTGGCCGTGGGTGGAAATGCCGCCGCGCTGACCTACAGCAGCGATGTGCCTCCGGGCTTCACGGGCAAGTCGATCGACCTGAGCGCCGGTGAAGTCGGCATCTCGATCAACAATAGCGCGACCACCGACGCCGCCTACGTGAATACCTTCGACGAAGGAATTCGCGAGCACGTCACCATCGCCTTCTGGGCGAAGGGAATTCCGGGAACTTGGTCTCCTTGGGTGGCAAAGGGCGGTGAAAACGGCGTGGGCTACCAGGTCCGCCGGGTCGATCAGGAGCCGATTGCCGGCTTCACGATCCGCGGTCTCGGCAACGAAGATGGCCGTGGCAGCACGATCAACATCCTCGAAGGCCAGCCGGCATGGCATCACTACGCCGGTGTCTGGGATCAGACCACGGGGATCCGCTCGCTCTATGTCGATGGTGTGCTCTCGCACGATGTGAATACCTTGGGTCAAGTCATGAGCCTGGCCAGCGGTCGTCACCTTGCGCTCGGCGCCCGTCAGAACGACGTGAACGGCGGCTACGGCAACTACTTCGTGGGTCAACTCTACGATGTCCGCATCTACAAGCAGAAGCTCTTCAGCAACCAGGTGCAGGCTCTTGCCGCTTCCCCGCTGTTCGCCAACTGGATCTCCACGAACTACCCCGGCCTGTCTGACAAGACCTCCGGAGGCGATCCGGATGGCGACGGCCTGAGCAACTTCGATGAGTTCGCCTTCGGCACGAATCCGGGCGACGGCGGTTCCGCGAACCCGATCCTGGTTTTGCCGAACAAGACCACCGGCGTCTTCCAATATCAGCGCCTCGCGCCTACGGCGAGCGGCCTCAACTACACGGTCCTGACCTCACCTGACCTGGTGACCTGGACCGAGGACACCACCGCTACCGCCGGTCAATCCGTCACCGCGACCAACGGCGACGTGCAGACCGTGACGGTCACGATCAGCGCTGCCTCGCTGGCCGAATCGAAGCTCTTCGTGCGGATTTCCGCACAATGATCCCGCTGGCAGGCGGGAAGATTGAGAACACGAAATTGAAGACGAATCCGGGAGTCATGACGGTCTTCCCGAACGGATTCAAATAGGGTAAAGCTCAATCGGGTTAAAGGCAGTGGATCAGGGACACAATGGGCTTGTTCCCTGATCCACTCGCCCGTCTCCCGGTCGCAATATCCCACCCCCTCGCTCCGACCGATGCCCCAAGTATCGGAAGGATGTGGAAAACGATCGTCAACCGGGCCGCAAGGCCCCCCTGGAAACCCATGAAATCGACCTTGATCTGCCGCACTTCGAGCGACCTCTCGCGGACGCAGAAAACCCATCGTCTACAGCGCGGATTCGCGCTGGTCATCAGTCTTTCGCTGATGGTTCTGCTGACCGTTCTCGCGGTCGGCCTTTTGACACTTTCTTCCTTGTCGCTGCGGGCTACCTCGCAAGGCGACGACCTGGCGATCGCCCGGGCCAATGCACGGCTGGGCTTGATGCTTGCGCTGGGTGAACTTCAGAAACACGCGGGTCCGGATCAACGGGTGACGGCACGTGCTGATGTCCTCGATGACAAGATCGCGAATCCGCGCCTGACCGGCGTCTGGAAATCCTGGGAGATCAAGGCGGGCAGCCCGCCATCTCCGGCGGAGTACGAAAAGTCTTCGCGCAATGAGAAGTTCCTCGGCTGGCTGGCCTCCAGCGATGATGGCAAGGCGCAGACCGAGATCGGTTTTGCGGAAAGCGAGGCGAAGGTTCCCGCAACGCTGTGGGACAAAGGCTCGCTGGGCGATGATGTGCCGGAACAGGACATCGTGAAAGCCAGCAAGGTAACGCTCTCCGGCCGGAGCGGTGCCTATGCTTGGGCGGTGATGGATGAGGGCGTGAAGGCCCGCATTAATACACCATATGTCGACAATCCGAATTCGAAGGGCCAGCAGACTGCACAACTTGGAACGGGAGTGCGTCCGAATGCCTCGTCGATCCACAATCTGGAGAAGCTGGAGCGGGAGTTTTTCCTGAAGGGCTCGCAGGACTTCGCCGTGATCGAGAAGGGGATCTCCCGCCTGAATTTCGGTCTCGCTGCCGAGACGCTTTCTCCACAGACGAAGGAGCCGCTGAAGCGCCTTTCGCACGATGTGACTTTCCACTCGGTGGGCCTCTTCACCGATGTTGCCGCCGGCGGCTTGAAGGAAGACTTCAACCTGCTCACGAACTCCGGCTCCCTGCCGGGCGTGTATTCCGGCAAGGGCGTATATTCCTCCCGCCTGGGCATGACCGGTCCCTCTGATCCGCGCTGGGAATCGCTCTTCCAACTGGCAAAGCTCTACAAGGACACGGTGCGCCTTACTGGCACGGGTGCCACGCCGGTGCTGAAGGCACAGGTTCCGAGCGGCTGGCGCGCGGCCACCGGGTCGGATCCGAACACCGGCACCCCCGGGGTGATCCAGAAGAATCCTCCGCCGGGTCTGGTGCTCATGCCTTCGATCGCGAAGGTGCAGCTCGTTTTCAGCCTGCTGACGCGGGATATCTACAACTATCCGAAGGTCAGCGACACCACACCGAAGACCCCGGGCACCAAGGACCAGGAGCGGAATCAGCAGCTGCATGGCCCATGGGGTGAGAACTTTGCAGGTTCCTCCTACGATTACCTGCTGCACCTGCTCTACACGCCGGTGGTGACCCTGCATAACCCGTACAACGTTACCTTGGAGTTCAGCGAGCTGAAGGTCGTCTTCGGGAACGTGCCCTTTGCCCTCCAGGTCTTCCGCAATGGCCAGCCGCAAACGAAAGAGCCGGCACCACTGGACACGCTCTACCATGAGCAGGCGGAAGCGGGGAATCTCTCGAAGCGCTTCGGCATGACGCTGAAGAACAATGCAGGTAGCACGACGGCACCGGTGGTAGGCTCCGGTACCTTCCGCCTGCTGCCGGGCGAGGTGATGCTTTTCTCCCCGTATATCGATCCCAATCGCACTTGGAAGGACGAGTATACGAACCGCACCTTCTCCGACTGGGATAGCGGATCCGGCGGCGGAAGCCGTACGCTCACGATCAATGGCCTGCCTGGTTGGCGCGGCGATGGCATCGGCTTCGACCTCGACTGGTTCTGCCCGAGCTACAAGGGTCTCCGCTATACCGACCAGGAAACGGAGAACGGCGTGAACATGGGTCGTGGCGGCTGCATTGGTGCGAAGGCCTCGGATAATTTCACGCTGAAGTTCGCTCCGCTGAGCGTGGATTCGCTGAGCAGAAACAAGTTCACCATCGAGATGTTTGCGAAGCCGGTAGGCTCCGGCGCGCAGGTATCCTCCAGCGTGATCGAGATGGACTACGAAGCTCCAACCGGCCTGCAGGATTCCCTCCTGGGGACCGGCGGCACGATCACCTATCCAAAGACGGGCTCGATCAACACGATGCAGATGCATTCGCACTCGCTGACGAAGATCAAGGACATCAACACGGTGAAGCCCTTCGCAATCATCAGCGCCCAGGCGAAGACGACGAGCGGTGGCCTGAATCCGGACGGCGAGGACGGCAAGCTGGCGACCAAGCCATGGTGCTTCGGCCATTCGGTGGTGGGGGCCTCAACGCAGAAGATCAAGAGCGGGCACTCCTCGAACAGTTCGCATGAGATCAACCTGCAGCGTCTGGACAACGGAACGAACAACCTGTTGCAGTTTGACCCTGCTTCGGGACGCGGCAATTTCGTGACCGGCTTGACAGGAAATACCGGACTGAAGTTCGGCGTGCTCTACGACATCCCGCTCACGCCCTTGCAGGCCTTCCCGCAGTTGAACGCGGCGAACCCCGGCGGGTCTTCCGGCTATCTGCCACGCTTCGCCCTTCCGATTGGCAATTCCTGGGCTCATCCGCTCATGAATTCCGGTGATGTGGTGACGGCACAGAGCGATGGCGCTCTACTGGACCACTCTTTCCTGTTGAACCTCGCGCTTTACGACCATTTCTACTTCTCGGGCCTGGCCGATCAGACGGGGAATTTCGGAACGGGTGGCCGGACGACGAAGACGATTGCGGATGAATTCATCAGCGGCATCCCGCTGTCCGATCCTCGGATGATGACCTATTCACCGGATGGTCGCCCGATGAGTGAACTGGCGGATGATGCGGTGGCTTCCGACGGCTATGCCCGGATGGCAGCTTGGCAGGTGATCAATGGTCCTTTCAATGTGAACTCGACCTCCGTGGCTGCATGGAAGGCGATGCTGGGTTCCGTTCATGATAGCGAGGCGCTTTGCAACCTGATCAACAAGGGCAGCAAGTCGGTCGCGATGACAGATCTGCCTGCGACCGATGCGGGCGACAATGAGGCACGCATCAGCCGCTTCCGTCTCCCTGTGGGGTATTCCGAGAAGGATGGGGGTGAGCCGACCGAGGCCTACTGGCTCGGTGCCCGCGAATACACGGACGACGAGTTGCAGAAGCTCGCGGAGGAAATCGTGGAGCAGGTGCGCGAGCGCGGTCCTTTCCTGTCGATGGCGGAATTTGTGAATCGTCGCCTGGGTTCCGACGACATGGCGCAGCGTGGTGCCTTGCAGCAGGCGATCGACAATGCGGACCTGAACAAGAAGCTGGCGGATGATGCCGCCGCGGGTTGGGAGATTCCCGCCACGGCGCTCTCGAATTACAAGTATCGCAATGTCGCCGCGGGTGCCGGACCAAGCTACCAAGGTGCTCCCGGTTATCTGAGCCAAGCTGACCTGCTGACGGTTCTCGGCAATGCGGCGACCCCGCGTTCGGATACCTTCACGATCCGCTCCTATGGCGAGGCTCGTGACGGGGAGGACAAGCGCACCGCGGTGGCGTGGTGCGAGGCCGTGGTGCAGCGCGTTCCCGAATTCATCGATCCGGCCGACAAGGTGGAGGTGGCCACTGCGGCTCTGACCAGTCAGGCGAATAAGAGCTTCGGGCGGCGTTTTCAGCTCGTTTCTTTCCGATGGTTGTCGCAAGACGAGATCTGAAAACCGCGTTTTCTGAAAAACCCATGCGATCCCTGATTTCCGCTATCGTTCTTGTTGTGTCTTCCGCTTGCTACGCACAGGACGCGCGTCCGGTGGAGTGCCGTTTCCTCAGCTTTGGCGTCGAGCGGGATGATCGCTCGGTGCTCGCTGTCTCGGAGACGGGCGACGACATTACCTGCCCGCTTTCGACCACGCAGTTGTCGAAGAAAATCGTCTGTCCGGCGAAGGGTAACAAGATCCCCTTCATCTCCGCGGAGGATCGCAAGCCCTTTGCCGTGGCGAATATCCCCGCCGGTGTGAAATCGGCTCTGGTGATCTTCGTGAAGCTGGAGAAGCCGGGAACTCCGGGAGCCGCGGACAAGAATGCCGGGTGGAAGGTTTTCGTGATCGAAGACTCGGCGAAGAGCTTTCCCGATGGCGGGGCCTATGTGGCGAACTTCTATCCCGGTGACATCCGCTTCGTGATTGGCGAGCACAAGGGCATGCTGAAGCCGGCGGGAACGCATGGTTACGAGATGCCCAAGCAGCGCGATGACTTCAACATGGCGCCCGTGATCTTCGAATTTAAAAGCGGTGAGAAATGGCGTATCGCGAATGAGAGTTCGCTGCGTTTCCTGCCGGGGATGCGGTATTTGATCTTCGCGTATGTGGATCCGGTATCGGGCCGCCCGCGGATCAATACCTACCAGGATCTTGCCGATGCTTCGGCTGCTCCGGCGGGAACTTGAGGCCGGGATCTCGCTGCCGGCTTTTCACCCTTACGGCCCTTCCTCCGTTACTACCCGGTAGAAATTCCGGGGTGATCCGGCGGCGGAAGGATCGGGGACATCGGTGTAGGACACGGAGCCGTTCGCATTTGCCGGGAGGGTGACGAGATTCTGCCAAGCATCGGTAATGC
This portion of the Luteolibacter luteus genome encodes:
- a CDS encoding rhomboid family intramembrane serine protease, whose protein sequence is MMPSMIDSDFSSPEPEPELVPVGVWPSLGEASEHALVVLAMNLECWILPAQGNYAVLADPAHAGAIRHEYQLYAEEQSERREQVDHPLFPVGLDLLMAWMFTLLGTFLWQLRDESLSDRFCNSSLGVIDGKEWWRPFTSLFLHADAAHLLGNVAIGGLFCIMVAKVIGAWRAWPLILLAGMLANFLNAWLHYPESFLSLGASTATFGALGILVGHSTRLAWRHRSYREFRPLVAPLLAGVMMVSWWGTSGENTDVLGHFLGSACGTVLGWFAVRRM
- a CDS encoding sugar phosphate isomerase/epimerase family protein → MDRRNFIARTALAVSSSIAAPALAAESATAGSRPYFAFTKTLEKLPFDELATKIAALGVAGLEAPIRKGGHIEPNEAGEKLPLFVEALKKHNLKLGILTTDIVKADKESEQLLRTAAGLGVKQYRLGPYFYDLKKPIAPQVANVAAALKDLAAMNKDIGMQAQFQNHRGNNRVGSPIWDVLEAMEGIDPAQLGLAFDFAHATVEGVNAWELNLRRAAPQVVAVYFKDYQLSGSEQTPCPLGEGAVGPRSAKVVKEILPPNTPISLHVEYIPDGKDRTERTLEAMKKDFATLDKWLA
- a CDS encoding sensor histidine kinase — protein: MTCAALSLPRGFLRWSPVVTSFAKMLPVLPLLLSGSVADAAPTSIELFVDHATTPQYGPEITVPPTTTNLSFYVRPGAPFVRYKLEGIDPDWVLRTADMLFIIRFLNERGDQVSQVSYPMHGRSPGWKTSVEDSTFTPRKETFKVPPDAVYLAVTISSAGPPSLVGAYAATAIDINAVGGEGVAPRVLMKDSRAADPQPHFWIKSGTHPSMASALHLEEGDPKSPVLVIMDNDLSRHADWATDIHALPKLVPGETLEATWKEAYSLGSGGSFGTGYDRLPAGHYRFLVEDLTITGDPVNTITALSVYVPLPYWKSVWFWGLCAAGIAIVASLAGRQLIRRRIRRHLQQAQLISDERLRIARDLHDDLGTRLSHISLLGAYAESKSSDDEARQTFHQITGMSRELIGALSETVWMLNPKNNDLEALVDFLCRLVSELCRLAEIRCRIDAMSTFENRQIGHDFRHNVSLAVKEAINNVLKHSHATEIKMTIRLDENVLKITIADNGVGITRDPGGKSGLGLESISQRMAAIRGKCIMQPQGTEGLEISLEAPLS
- a CDS encoding response regulator, translated to MIPGKKTVVVVEDDTRLQEHLIKILDIPDDITCLCAVSSAEEALERIPAYHPDVVLMDVNLPGISGIDCIRDLKKRLPRLEVVMLTAYDVDDNIFRALKEGASGYLLKSSTPDDIYNAIRDVYSGGAPFSSHIARKVAQYFRAEKDIEDENEKLTPREKDVLRLLASGYIYKEVADQLDISMETVRTYVKRICIKLHVRSKVEAIIKFRS
- a CDS encoding LamG-like jellyroll fold domain-containing protein, which gives rise to MKPIDSIHQYPGLRLGSLALAAAAGLGMAAPARAELVGRWFTGDESLADVSGFTDPGTHDGVAFGGNAGALAYSSDVPPGFTGKSVDLSAGNVGVQIANSATADAGYQGTFDEGVSSQLTVAFWAKGFPNDWSPWIGKRGEDNIGWQVRRFANSSGPCFTIRGLDNADGGGTATAVNTPIKWRHFAAVWDQSTGTRTIYVDGVVSHVVTNSFGQNMTLAPNHHLILGGRSGGGDGLENPFAGQIFDVRIYNNALTQPEVTDLIPQSAPTGLVATPGGSKVHLDWKPNTGAASYTVSTKNLNTNVEVTDVVTEPPFIKSSLSNGVPYEFKVLATNGAGNGPYSAVANVTPNTGTGKDIVYFELDGYGAAKITGTNIVKYVPTSADLSIITANYRVSPFASEDPDFPSGTFRDFTSPVTYTIKAENNTTQAYNVQVITADPLTYNFDTDLQGWKQIWPLPVNGNLWTNGSIGTAEGPGADAASTRFGRSPAFYLNNSGPLTYQLAGGTGHFDFPNLGPSEIPQDSIDDGGFSGIALRDVATNTYILAKHRSSNGGGYESGSFTESELAPYVNDGKRYTLDFIDYNKGGWGWARLENVSIPATVAPPETAAPEANILSFTLSNPSTITTSGDSITMTLPFGTNVTTLAPTFILSDGATSSKPSGSTQNFTSPVSYVITSSDLATTRTYSVSAVVMPDPALALVGRWGAGSESLADTSGFTPAGTHDGVAVGGNAAALTYSSDVPPGFTGKSIDLSAGEVGISINNSATTDAAYVNTFDEGIREHVTIAFWAKGIPGTWSPWVAKGGENGVGYQVRRVDQEPIAGFTIRGLGNEDGRGSTINILEGQPAWHHYAGVWDQTTGIRSLYVDGVLSHDVNTLGQVMSLASGRHLALGARQNDVNGGYGNYFVGQLYDVRIYKQKLFSNQVQALAASPLFANWISTNYPGLSDKTSGGDPDGDGLSNFDEFAFGTNPGDGGSANPILVLPNKTTGVFQYQRLAPTASGLNYTVLTSPDLVTWTEDTTATAGQSVTATNGDVQTVTVTISAASLAESKLFVRISAQ